In Scyliorhinus canicula chromosome 8, sScyCan1.1, whole genome shotgun sequence, one DNA window encodes the following:
- the lyrm7 gene encoding complex III assembly factor LYRM7 isoform X1, translated as MYCASCWHCHFQYLFLSLMDLVHFSRPCRVLQLFKALHRTRKQVFNGDNRALEAARQKINSEFRRNITELSPEKITELLKFGSDVEIILRKTVIQGVLTNRNTISVAPRKEILLDNLPFNENPTRKDT; from the exons ATGTATTGTGCTTCATGCTGGCACTGCCACTTTCAATATTTGTTTCTTTCGCTGATGGATCTTGTTCACTTCTCCAGGCCATGCAGA GTATTGCAGCTTTTCAAGGCTTTACATAGAACAAGGAAACAAGTATTTAACGGTGACAATCGAGCTCTAGAAG CTGCAAGACAGAAGATTAACTCTGAATTCCGGCGCAACATTACTGAGTTGTCTCCAGAGAAAATAACCGAG TTACTTAAATTTGGTTCAGATGTTGAAATTATTCTCCGAAAAACAGTAATCCAGGGAGTTCTCACCAACCGCAATACAATTT CTGTAGCGCCCAGGAAAGAAATTCTTCTGGATAACCTGCCTTTCAATGAGAATCCTACAAGGAAAGATACCTAG
- the lyrm7 gene encoding complex III assembly factor LYRM7 isoform X2 translates to MKLGTCGMDTRSKVLQLFKALHRTRKQVFNGDNRALEAARQKINSEFRRNITELSPEKITELLKFGSDVEIILRKTVIQGVLTNRNTISVAPRKEILLDNLPFNENPTRKDT, encoded by the exons ATGAAGCTGGGGACATGTGGGATGGATACTCGCAGCAAG GTATTGCAGCTTTTCAAGGCTTTACATAGAACAAGGAAACAAGTATTTAACGGTGACAATCGAGCTCTAGAAG CTGCAAGACAGAAGATTAACTCTGAATTCCGGCGCAACATTACTGAGTTGTCTCCAGAGAAAATAACCGAG TTACTTAAATTTGGTTCAGATGTTGAAATTATTCTCCGAAAAACAGTAATCCAGGGAGTTCTCACCAACCGCAATACAATTT CTGTAGCGCCCAGGAAAGAAATTCTTCTGGATAACCTGCCTTTCAATGAGAATCCTACAAGGAAAGATACCTAG